AAGGTCGGCTCGCTGAAGGTGCCATCGCCCGCGTTCAACAGGATGCCCACCTCACCCAAGTTCACTTGGTTCACGACGGCCAAATCGGGCCAGGTGTCCCCGTTGATATCGCCGACGGCCATCGACCGGGCCATGGGGGCGAAGCTGCGCACGGACGTGGAGTAAGCCACGGGCGAGCCGAAGGTGCCGTTCCCGTTGCCCGGAAAGACGACCGCGCTCGTCAGCTGCGGACTGCCCGGGTATCCGATCATCACGACGTCGAGTTTGCCGTCCTGATCGACGTCCACCAGGTCCATTTCCCTGGCCGTGTAGGTGATTGGCACGGAGGTCGCCGCCTGAAAGGTGCCGTTGCTGTTGCCAAGCAAGACCTCCAGGGACGGGCTCAGTTGGGACGTGCCGGTCTGTGCGACCACGATGTCGAGTTTGCCGTCCTTGTTGACGTCGCCGAAGCGCGGGATGCCGAAGCCGGCGATCGGGTAGGCGTCCACCGTGAGGTGAATCCCGCCTCGCGACACCAGGGCATGGGTGGAAGCGTTGCCCCGGGGAAAGCCCGTGCGGACCACCTCGTCGAGGCCGTCTCCGTCGATATCCGCGACGTCCAAGTGGAGGTTGGCGGTCGTCGCAGGTGCCATTTGGATGCCATAAAGGCTGCCCAAGTTCGTGTATTCCGGTGTCTGGGCCCGGAGGCTGCCGGGCATGACCGAGATCAAAAGAGCCGCCAACGAAGTCCCAAGAAAAAGGCGGTTATGATATTTACGTGATACAGGGGGCATGTGAAGACGGCGGCGATAGGAGGAAAGAGTATGGTCTGGGGGAATATCAGTAGCCTGAAACCGAAAAGAGCACGTGAGGAGTGTGTGTTCAAAAACCCCCACCCCGACTGAACCCACCCCGACCGGCTTTTGGTCAGCGGCTTGTGCCACCGCCAAACGTCGTTTGCAAGTGGCGATCCCTCGCAGTTGCCCGCCGTCCGCCGAGCGAATATGGCGCGCCGATGAAGGTCGTTTTGACTGGCGAATATCTCAGCTTCATTAATCCTACCAGACGTTGCGCGGCTTCAGCCACGTCCGGAGCAGGTGCTGCCCATGCCCGGACATCTCCGAGCTGGACAGGTCACAGGATTAGGAAGCTGACGGGGATGGCAGATTCCCGGGCATGATCCTCTCAAAGCAATCGCACGAGTGTATGATGCATGTTCCGGCAATGGCTTTTGGCAGGCGGTATAGCCACAGGAATAGCATGGTCTTGAAGCGTGTCGCAGAGGGACATCGGAACTGACATGGGACAAACCGCCAATGGGAACGTTCCGCAAGAGCTCGGATTCCAGTATCGCGATGCGACACCAGGTCACCGTATGCGGTGGGCCGTGGGTTACGCGGTCGAGGAAGGCTGGCCTTACAGCGACCGCCCCTTCGTCAGCCTTCCCGCTACCCACAGGGCAACGAAAGCGATCCCTGCGGAAACGCCGGCGAGCATCCAGACGCGGTCGTCATTACCGGAGTGGAAGCTGCGGTAGATCGCGAGCGGGATGGTCTCGGTGACGCCGGGGATGAGGCCGGCTACCATCATGGTGGCGCCGAATTCGCCGAGGGCCCTTGCGAAGCCGAGTACCAGTCCCGCGGCGATACCGCGCCGTGCGAGTGGGACGCTGACGCGGGAGAAGACTTGCCACGGGGTTTTGCCGAGCGTGGCGGCGGCTTCTTCAAGGTGCCGTGGAACTTCCTCGAAGGCGGTGCGGATGCAGCGCAGCAACAGCGGGAAGGCCATGATCGCTAGCGCGAGAACGACTGCTTTCCAAGTGAAGATGACTTCAATGCCCCATTTATCTAACATGCTGCCAAACGGGCCTTTTCTCCCGAATAGCTTGAGCAGCACCAAACCCGTGACCACCGGCGGCACCACCAGCGGCAGCATGACGAGGGTCTCGACCAGGGCCTTGCCCGGCCACTGTTTGCGGGCGAGCCACCAGCCGAACGCAAGGCCGAAGGGCAGCGACGCGATGATCGCCGCTGCCGACACGCCGAGCGTGAAAAGGATGAGCCTGAAATCGTCCGCCGTCATTTCTCCGCCAGCCCGAACCCGGGGGCTGTGAAGATCTTCGACGCTTCATCCGATTTCAGGAAGTCTGCAAATTTCCTGGCTTCGTCCGCCTGCTTGGTCGCGGTGCAGATGGCCACCGGATAGACGATCGCCGGAGCTTCCCCGGCGGGGACGGTCCAGGTGACCTTCACCTTCTTCGAGATGGCGGCGTCGGTTTTGTAAACGATGGCAGCATCGGCGTTGCCGGCTTCCACGGCGGCGAGCGCGGCGCGGACATTCTCGCTGCCCACGCACTTCGGGCCGATGCTTTCCCAGAGGTTCTGCTGGGTCAGCCAGGTCTTGGCATAGACGCCGGCCGGGACCGCGACGGGATCGCCGATCGCGATTCGCTTGAAATTCGCGAGGTCGGCTCCGCTGGACACCTTGGCGTCGGATTCGGCGGGCACCGCAATGACGAGGGAGTTGGTAAGCAGCTTGGTGACGTCGCGCACCAGCTTGGCCTTCTCGAGTTTCGCCATCGTCACCTCGTCGGCGGAAATGAAGACATCGAGCGGCGCGCCTTCCTCGATCTGGCGGGCCAGCACGTTCGATCCGGCGAAGGCCGGCGTGACCTTGGTGCCGTGCGCTTTCTGGTACGCGGCGGCGACTTCGTTGACGGCTTCCGCGAGACTGGCGGCGGCGGCGACGCGGAGTTCACCTGCTGCGGCGGCGAGCGAGGAGAGCAGGAGGAGAAACAGGGCTTTCATGAAATGAGAGTCTGGGGCGAAGCTTTGGCTCAGACAGAAGCACCGGCATCATATACTGCAAGAGCGCGGGAATGCAGCGGACGGTCCTCAGGCATGTCTCCATGCTGGCCAATTGCCCGGCGATCCGGCAAGAGAATCGGTGGCCATGGATTATCGCGAGCACGCCATCAACCGGGACTGGTCCGCGGAGGACAAGATCGACCTGTTCCGCCAGATGCTGCGTATCCGGCGATTCGAGCAGGAGGCGATGAAGTATTACCAAGGAGGGCGAATTGGTGGCTGGCTTCCGCTCGACATCGGCCAAGAGTCGATCGCGATCTCCGTGCGGTCGGTGATGGGGATGGACGACCACTCATTGAGTGGCTTCCGCGGCATTGGGCACGCGTTGGCGGCGGGGATCGGAATGGGGCCGATCATGGCGGAGTTGTTCGGCAAGTTGAACGGCGTCTCTAAAGGAAAGGGCGGCGCTGTCTCTCATTACTCCCCGGCTCTGCATCATTGGGGTGCATACGGTCTGGCTGCCGCCCACACGCCTTTGGCTGCGGGGTTGGCATTTGCCTTGAAGCAACGGGAGATCCGCGGGGCGGTAGTTTGTTTCATGGGCGATGGCTCGGTCAATCAAGGCGTCTATCACGAGGCATTGAACCTCGCCGGACTGTTCGGACTGCCAGTGGTCTATTTAATCGAGAACAACGGGTATGCGATGGGCATGTCGGTGTCGCGCTCGTCGCGCTTCAAGGAATGCCTCGCCCGGCGGGCGGAGGGCTACGACATCGACTGGGATCACTTTGGCGGCAGTGATCCTTACGAAATCCGGGCACGCGTTTCTGATGCGCTTCAGCGGGCTCGTCTGGAATCCCGGCCGACGGTGGTCGAAATCGAAACGTATCGCTTCTACGGATTTCACATCGCCGATGCGAACCACCAGAAGTATCGCACGCGGCAGGAAGTCCAGGAACGAAGGGCGCGTGATCCACTCGGGCTTTGGCGGAAGCACTTGCTGGATGATGGTATTCTCGATGAAGCGGCGGCTGGAGACCTGGATCTGCAGGCCAAGGAGGAGGCGATGGAAGCCGTCCGATTTGCCGGGGCAGGAGAAGTGCCCTCGATTTCTGATATCGTCCGCGATGTGTATTGGGAGAGTGATCACGACACGGAGGCGTCGCGGATTGGGCGGCATTTCTTCGGCGAGTAGGTGCGGCCTTTGGAGTGCGGTGGCTTGTCGGCGCTTTTCTTTCCGAGGCTTGCCGAGGGTAAAACGTTCCTGGAACGATTCTTCACGGCGACGAGTCGCCTGCCCGAAAGCGGTGACGGGTCCCCGCACTCCGTGGCTCACGCCTCTTCTACTTCGGCTTTGAGGACCGCGAGGAACTTCGCGAGGGCCGGATTGGTGTCGCCTTTCCGCCACGCGGCGGCGACGGACCAGGCGGCTTCCTTGTCGCGCAGCGGGTGCTGGCGGAGGTCGGGGAAGCGGCTGGTACCGCCGGACTGGGGGATGACGGTGACGCCGAGGCCGGCCTCGACCAGGGCGAGGGCGGTGCTGAATTCCGGCACTTGCTGGACGATGCGCGGGTGAAAGCCGTGCTTCCCGCACAGCCGCAACACGTGCCCGAAGAAGCCGGGCGAGCGCTCCTTCGAGATGCTAACGAAGGGCAGATCGCGGCAGCTTGCGATCGTGGCATTGGCAGGCAGGGGAAAGGCGGCCGACGAGACCAGCGTAAGACGGTCCTTGATCACCGGTAGCAACTTGAACTCGGACGGTGCGGGCAGGCGGATGATGCCGAGGTCCAGCGAGCCATTCCGCAGCCCGGCCACCTGCTCCTCCGTGGACATGTCGCGCAGGCCGATCTGGATGCCCGGAGCGTTCTTGCGAAGCTTCACGATCACGCGCGGCACCAACTCCATCGTGTGCATGCCGAAGCCGAGGGCGAGCTTGCCCGATTCACCGAGCGCCGCCGCGCGGGCGCTTCCCAGCAGGCGATCGAAGCTGGCGACGACGTCGCGGGAGTCCTTGAGGAACTGCTTCCCCAGTGAACTGAGCGTGGTGCCATGGCGTCCGCGCTCGAAAAGGGGTGCGCCCAATTCGTCTTCCATCCGGCGGATCTGCTTGGTCAGGGCGGGCTGGCTCAGATTCAATAGCCGCGCGGCCCGGCCGAAATGAAGCTGCTCCGCGAGCAGGACGAAGGATTTCAATTCGCGCATTTCCATCGCCCGAGGTTATCACCGTCATGAAATCATGCCATTGGAAGAATCGCCAGATTGCGAGGATGATGCGCCCATGAATCGGGAAGCCACTTGCACGGGGCTGACGACCGCGCCGCTGGATCGCTCGCGTGCCCGCTGGGCGGCATCAGTCATGTTCCTCGTCGATGGCATCGGCTTCGGCACCTGGGCGGCGATGATTCCGTCGGTGAAGCAGAAGTTCGCCCTGAGTGAATCCGGGCTGAGCATCGTGTTGCTGGCGATCGTCGCCGGGGCGCTGATGTCGATGTCGCTGATCGGCCGGGCTTTGTCGCGGTATGGGAGCGGCAGGATGCTGGCGTGGCTGGCACCGGGCTACGCGGTCGCGCTGGCCTTGATCGCACTCGCGCCTGGCTTCGGCTGGTTGCTCGGGGCGGCGATGATTTTCGGGGCTTTCAAGGGGTCGCTCGACGTGTCGGTGAATGCCCAGGCGATCACGATCGAGAGCGCGGGTAGCAAGCCGATCATGGCGACGTTTCAGGCGCTGTGGAGCATCGGCGGTCTGGTCGCGGCGGTTCTTGTCGGGCTTGCCTTGAAGCAAGGTGTGGCCCCACTCGTGACCACGCTGGTAATCGCCGCGGCGCTCTTGGTGGCCGCGCTGGTGAGTTCCGGCGCGCTCGCGGGAGGCGATGCTTCGACCACGAAGCGCAAGCGCGGATTCGCGCTGCCGAATGGGAGGATCCTGCGGATCGGCGCACTCGCGTTTCTCGCGTTGTTTGCCGAGGGTGTGATGATGGACTGGAGCGCCGTTTACACGCGGACCGTGGCGGGTGCGGAAGCCTGGCTGGCGCCGCTTGCTTACGGGATGTTCTCGCTTTCGATGGCGACGGGCCGCTTGCTCGGTGACCGGGTTACGGCGCGCCATGGTGGACTCGCGGTGCTGCGGGTGAGCGGGCTGCTGACCTTTGTCGGACTGCTCTTGATCATCGCTTGGCATGCGTGGCCGGTGACTTTCCTCGGCCTTGGCTTTGCCGGCCTCGGCCTTGCGAATTTGGTGCCCGTGCTGGTGGGTGCCGGTGGCCGGGCGCACGAGGAAAGCGTCGGCCAAGGGGTTGCGACCGTTTCGATGATCGGCTACTTCGGCTTCCTCGCTGGCCCGCCGGCGATCGGTGGGCTCAGCCACTGGATCGGGCTGCCCGGGGCCTTTGGCGTGGTGGTCGTGTTCGCGCTGCTGCTTGCGGTGTGGGGGCCGGGGGTTTTGGGGAGGGCTTCGGTGAATAGCGGCGCGCCATCAGGATCATCTTCGGACTGATGTAGGCATGAAGCGCGAGGTACCTTTTGCGTAGTCGCACTTGTGGAAGTGCGGAGCGGTCTTTGGAGGCGGGCAGTTCGCGTGCTTCCGCATTGTCACCAATGCGCCTACTGAGGAATGCACGGATTCGCGGATGTTCATGGGACGAGTGATTTGGAAAGGATGACGCTGCGGTAGTTCGTGGTCGACCAGTCGGCGAACTCGATGAAGCGGTAGCCGAGCTTCTCATACCACTGCCGCAGGTGATGCGCTTGCTCCGCGGTATCGAGAGCGAGTTCACGGCCTTCGCGTCCGACGGCTTCATTCTCTAACGTCCCGATCATGCGACGGCCCAGGCCGAGGCGCTGGAGGTCCGGGCGCACGGCGAATTGGCCGAAGGAAAACACGCCGGGCTCGCGATACCACGCGCATGAGGAATTCGGTCCGGCGGTGGGGTAGAGCGTGACAGTGGCTACGATTTCACCGTCGAGTTCGCCGACAAACGGTCTCCCGCGCTGGAGGCGGCTGAGCGTGACCTCATCGCTCTGATGCGTCGCGGTGTAGCGCAGTCCCATCGCTGCGAGCGGTGCATAGGCCGCATGCAAGAGCCGGGTGATTTTCGGGATCGGGTCGTGCTCGCGCCATGGGCGGATCGAGATGCGATCGTGGATTTGGTCGCCGGGGGCCATCGCGAGAGATTCCCGCAGTATCCCGGCTCTGGCGATGACGGATGTTGCCGGCTCCACCACCCGCGAAACCGGGAATTTCCTTACAGTGACACCGCATGTAGGGGGTGGCCCTTACAGCGGGAATCTCATGCTGATCCGATGCGATTGGTATTTCTGATTGGGAATAAGCGAAATTTTCCACTGGATTAAAAAATCGCGGACAAGGCGGCATCGGTCCGTAGGGTGGGGCGGCTTTTTCCCCTTATCCCAACATGGATGATCTTCTCCTCACCTTCACTGGCGGCCTCGGTATCGCTCTTGTTTTGGGCTATCTCTCCCACCGGCTGGGGCTCTCGCCGATCGTCGGCTACCTGCTAGCCGGGATCGTGGTGAGCCCGAACACGCCGGGCTTCGTGGCGGACCGGCATCTGGCGGAGCAGATGGCACACATCGGGGTGATCCTGCTGATGTTCGGGGTCGGGCTGCATTTCCATTTCAAGGAGCTGCTGGCGGTGCGGCGGATCGCGGTGCCGGGAGCGATCGTCCAGAGTGCGGTGGCCACCGTCTTGAGCATGATCATCATGCGGAGCTTCGGCTGGACGTGGACGTCCGGCGCGGTCTTCGGCATGGCCATCGCGGTGGCCAGTACCGTGGTGCTCACCCGCATCCTGGTGGATCACAAGCACCTGCACACGCCGGTCGGGCACATCGCGATCGGCTGGCTGGTGGTGGAAGACATTTTCACGGTCTTCGTGCTGGTCTTAATCCCCGCCATCTTCGATCCGCAGGTGGGAGCCATGAGTGGTGCCGGTGGAGTCGGAGCAATTGCCATGGCCCTCTTGACCACCACGGTGAAGATCGGCGCGCTGGTCGCCTTCACTTTCGTGGTCGGCGGCTGGGCGATCCCGCGGCTGCTGACGAAGATCGCGCGGACCGGCTCGGGGGAACTCTTCACCCTGGCGATCCTGGTGCTGGCGCTCGGGATTGCGATGGGCGCGGCGAAGTTCTTCGGCGTGTCGATGGAGCTCGGGGCGTTCCTTGGCGGCATGGTCGTAGGCCGCTCGGAATTCAGCAACCGCGCCGCGACGGATGCGCTGCCGATGAAGGACGCCTTCGCGGTGCTGTTCTTCGTCTCCGTCGGGATGCTCTTCGATTTCCAGGGGTTGCTGGAGAATCCGTGGCTG
This sequence is a window from Luteolibacter arcticus. Protein-coding genes within it:
- a CDS encoding cation:proton antiporter, with amino-acid sequence MDDLLLTFTGGLGIALVLGYLSHRLGLSPIVGYLLAGIVVSPNTPGFVADRHLAEQMAHIGVILLMFGVGLHFHFKELLAVRRIAVPGAIVQSAVATVLSMIIMRSFGWTWTSGAVFGMAIAVASTVVLTRILVDHKHLHTPVGHIAIGWLVVEDIFTVFVLVLIPAIFDPQVGAMSGAGGVGAIAMALLTTTVKIGALVAFTFVVGGWAIPRLLTKIARTGSGELFTLAILVLALGIAMGAAKFFGVSMELGAFLGGMVVGRSEFSNRAATDALPMKDAFAVLFFVSVGMLFDFQGLLENPWLALATMAIVIIGKPVAALVITVALGYPLKTALSVSAVLAQIGEFSFIVATLGMKYGLVAAEAFNALVATAIVSITLAPLLYKAVDPVERWVAKRPALWKIFHRRPTGEGADWEDDGIHRRAVVVGYGPVGKMVVRLLKDNGFSPIIIEMNVDTVRELNTSGEKAQYGDASHPATLEAAGTAKADILVLSASSVGMGQEVIREARKLNPKIRVVARTTYLKEADELIEAGANAVFSGEGEVALSMTESILGSFGATPEQIERESERIRRELFTRAG
- a CDS encoding MFS transporter; protein product: MNREATCTGLTTAPLDRSRARWAASVMFLVDGIGFGTWAAMIPSVKQKFALSESGLSIVLLAIVAGALMSMSLIGRALSRYGSGRMLAWLAPGYAVALALIALAPGFGWLLGAAMIFGAFKGSLDVSVNAQAITIESAGSKPIMATFQALWSIGGLVAAVLVGLALKQGVAPLVTTLVIAAALLVAALVSSGALAGGDASTTKRKRGFALPNGRILRIGALAFLALFAEGVMMDWSAVYTRTVAGAEAWLAPLAYGMFSLSMATGRLLGDRVTARHGGLAVLRVSGLLTFVGLLLIIAWHAWPVTFLGLGFAGLGLANLVPVLVGAGGRAHEESVGQGVATVSMIGYFGFLAGPPAIGGLSHWIGLPGAFGVVVVFALLLAVWGPGVLGRASVNSGAPSGSSSD
- the modB gene encoding molybdate ABC transporter permease subunit — protein: MTADDFRLILFTLGVSAAAIIASLPFGLAFGWWLARKQWPGKALVETLVMLPLVVPPVVTGLVLLKLFGRKGPFGSMLDKWGIEVIFTWKAVVLALAIMAFPLLLRCIRTAFEEVPRHLEEAAATLGKTPWQVFSRVSVPLARRGIAAGLVLGFARALGEFGATMMVAGLIPGVTETIPLAIYRSFHSGNDDRVWMLAGVSAGIAFVALWVAGRLTKGRSL
- the modA gene encoding molybdate ABC transporter substrate-binding protein, coding for MKALFLLLLSSLAAAAGELRVAAAASLAEAVNEVAAAYQKAHGTKVTPAFAGSNVLARQIEEGAPLDVFISADEVTMAKLEKAKLVRDVTKLLTNSLVIAVPAESDAKVSSGADLANFKRIAIGDPVAVPAGVYAKTWLTQQNLWESIGPKCVGSENVRAALAAVEAGNADAAIVYKTDAAISKKVKVTWTVPAGEAPAIVYPVAICTATKQADEARKFADFLKSDEASKIFTAPGFGLAEK
- a CDS encoding thiamine pyrophosphate-dependent dehydrogenase E1 component subunit alpha, which produces MPGDPARESVAMDYREHAINRDWSAEDKIDLFRQMLRIRRFEQEAMKYYQGGRIGGWLPLDIGQESIAISVRSVMGMDDHSLSGFRGIGHALAAGIGMGPIMAELFGKLNGVSKGKGGAVSHYSPALHHWGAYGLAAAHTPLAAGLAFALKQREIRGAVVCFMGDGSVNQGVYHEALNLAGLFGLPVVYLIENNGYAMGMSVSRSSRFKECLARRAEGYDIDWDHFGGSDPYEIRARVSDALQRARLESRPTVVEIETYRFYGFHIADANHQKYRTRQEVQERRARDPLGLWRKHLLDDGILDEAAAGDLDLQAKEEAMEAVRFAGAGEVPSISDIVRDVYWESDHDTEASRIGRHFFGE
- a CDS encoding GNAT family N-acetyltransferase; protein product: MAPGDQIHDRISIRPWREHDPIPKITRLLHAAYAPLAAMGLRYTATHQSDEVTLSRLQRGRPFVGELDGEIVATVTLYPTAGPNSSCAWYREPGVFSFGQFAVRPDLQRLGLGRRMIGTLENEAVGREGRELALDTAEQAHHLRQWYEKLGYRFIEFADWSTTNYRSVILSKSLVP
- a CDS encoding LysR family transcriptional regulator, which gives rise to MEMRELKSFVLLAEQLHFGRAARLLNLSQPALTKQIRRMEDELGAPLFERGRHGTTLSSLGKQFLKDSRDVVASFDRLLGSARAAALGESGKLALGFGMHTMELVPRVIVKLRKNAPGIQIGLRDMSTEEQVAGLRNGSLDLGIIRLPAPSEFKLLPVIKDRLTLVSSAAFPLPANATIASCRDLPFVSISKERSPGFFGHVLRLCGKHGFHPRIVQQVPEFSTALALVEAGLGVTVIPQSGGTSRFPDLRQHPLRDKEAAWSVAAAWRKGDTNPALAKFLAVLKAEVEEA